The following is a genomic window from Gemmatimonadota bacterium.
CTGCTCTCGATGGCCGACGAGGCCGATGCCCAAACGACCGAGCTCGATCGTTCCCTTGAACAGTTGGTGACGGACTACGCGGCTCTACACGCGAGAGACGTTCGCCGAATGGCGGGCGCTGTTCCTGCCGACCTTCACGTCCAACGTCCACGACGGCAGACGGGGAGACGAGCGTGCGATCGCTGGAGGCATTCCTCGGCGCGCAAGAGCGCGGGTTCCGGGAGTCGCAACGCATGGGCGAGCGGCTGCAGAAGGTGCGCATCGACCGTCGCGGTCGCATCGCCATGGTCGCCGCCGACTTTGAGTACTGGAACAACGACACCACACGGCGTGGGACGCTGGTGCTCGCGGCCGTGCACGTGCGCGAGGGGTGGCGCTTTCAATCGTTGGTGTTCTCCTACCCCGACTGAGGCCACCCCGCTCGCTGGGAGAGTCAGGGCACGGGCTTCGGTAAGCCGCCCGATCGCAGGAAGTCCATCGCCATGTTGGTCATCGCGCGCACGCCGACGGGCAGGGCGCGATCGTCCGCCTGGAAGAGGGGCGAGTGGTTGCTGGCGACCGTCTTGAGGTCGAGGTGCGGCGGTGTGACG
Proteins encoded in this region:
- a CDS encoding nuclear transport factor 2 family protein, yielding MRSLEAFLGAQERGFRESQRMGERLQKVRIDRRGRIAMVAADFEYWNNDTTRRGTLVLAAVHVREGWRFQSLVFSYPD